The Neovison vison isolate M4711 chromosome 13, ASM_NN_V1, whole genome shotgun sequence genome includes a region encoding these proteins:
- the NEK9 gene encoding serine/threonine-protein kinase Nek9 isoform X1, with protein sequence MSVLGEYERHCDSINSDFGSESGGGGDSSPGPSSGPGPRAGGGAAEQEELHYIPIRILGRGAFGEATLYRRTEDDSLVVWKEVDLTRLSEKERRDALNEIVILALLQHDNIIAYYNHFMDNTTLLIELEYCNGGNLYDKILRQKDKLFEEEMVVWYLFQIVSAVSCIHKAGILHRDIKTLNIFLTKANLIKLGDYGLAKKLNSEYSMAETLVGTPYYMSPELCQGVKYNFKSDIWAVGCVIFELLTLKRTFDATNPLNLCVKIVQGIRAMEVDSSQYSLELIQMVHACLDQDPEQRPTADELLDRPLLRKRRREMEEKVTLLNAPTKRPRSSTVTEAPIAVVTSRTSEVYVWGGGKSTPQKLDVIKSGCSARQVCAGNTHFAVVTVEKELYTWVNMQGGTKLHGQLGHGDKASYRQPKHVEKLQGKAIRQVSCGDDFTVCVTDEGQLYAFGSDYYGCMGVDKVAGPEVLEPMQLNFFLNNPVEQVSCGDNHVVVLTRNKEVYSWGCGEYGRLGLDSEEDYYTPQKVDVPKALIIVAVQCGCDGTFLLTQSGKVLACGLNEFNKLGLNQCMSGIINHEAYHEVPYTTSFTLAKQLSFYKIRTIAPGKTHTAAIDERGRLLTFGCNKCGQLGVGNYKKRLGINLLGGPLGGKQVIRVSCGDEFTIAATDDNHIFAWGNGGNGRLAMTPTERPHGSDICTSWPRPIFGSLHHVPDLSCRGWHTILIVEKVLNSKTIRSNSSGLSIRTVVQSSSPGGGGGGGEEEDSQQESETPDPSGGFRGTMEADRGMEGLVSPTEAMGISSGASSSCPGWLRKELENAEFIPMPDSPSPLSAAFSESEKDTLPYEELQGLKVASEAPSEHKPPAGAWPPQLNPAATCLGKAAPLPPTCVCSTLEGEVERLQGLVLKCLAEQQKLQQENLQIFTQLQKLNKKLEGGQQVGMHSKGTQTAKEEMEMDPKPDLDSDSWCLLGTDSCRPSL encoded by the exons ATGTCGGTGCTGGGCGAGTACGAGCGACACTGCGATTCCATCAACTCGGACTTTGGGAGCGAGTCCGGGGGTGGCGGGGACTCGAGCCCGGGGCCCAGCTCCGGCCCGGGGCCACGAgccggcggcggcgcggcggAGCAGGAGGAGCTGCACTACATCCCCATCCGCATCCTGGGCCGCGGCGCCTTCGGGGAGGCCACGCTGTACCGCCGCACCGAG GATGACTCATTGGTTGTGTGGAAGGAAGTTGATTTGACCCGACTGTCAGAGAAGGAACGTCGTGATGCCTTGAATGAGATTGTTATTCTGGCGTTGCTGCAGCATGACAATATTATTGCCTACTACAATCACTTCATGGACAATACCACTCTGCTGATTGAGCTGGAATATTGTAATG GAGGGAACCTGTATGACAAAATCCTTCGTCAGAAGGACAAGTTGTTTGAGGAAGAG atgGTGGTGTGGTACCTATTTCAGATTGTTTCAGCAGTGAGCTGTATCCATAAAGCTGGAATCCTTCATAG agatataaagacattaaacatttttctgaCTAAGGCAAACCTAATAAAACTTGGAGATTATGGCCTAGCCAAGAAACTTAATTCGGAGTATTCCATGGCTGAGACG CTTGTGGGAACTCCGTATTACATGTCTCCAGAGCTCTGCCAAGGAGTAAAATACAATTTCAAGTCTGATATCTGGGCAGTAGGCTGTGTCATTTTTGAACTGCTTACATTAAAGAGAACATTTGATGCTACA AATCCACTCAACTTGTGTGTGAAGATTGTACAAGGAATCCGGGCCATGGAAGTTGATTCTAGCCAGTACTCTTTGGAACTGATTCAGATGGTGCATGCGTGCCTTGACCAG GATCCTGAGCAGAGACCCACAGCAGATGAACTTCTGGATCGCCCTCTTCTCAGGAAACGCAGGAG AGAGATGGAGGAAAAAGTCACACTGCTTAATGCACCTACAAAAAGACCAAG GTCAAGCACTGTGACTGAAGCACCCATTGCTGTGGTAACGTCACGAACCAGTGAAGTCTATGTTTGGGGTGGTGGAAAATCCACTCCCCAGAAACTGGATGTCATCAAGAGTGGCTGTAGTGCCCGGCAGGTGTGTGCAGGGAATACCCACTTTGCTGTGGTCACAGTGGAGAAGGAACTATACACCTGGGTG AATATGCAAGGGGGTACTAAACTCCATGGTCAGCTGGGCCATGGAGACAAAGCCTCCTACCGACAGCCAAAGCATGTGGAAAAGTTGCAAGGCAAAGCTATCCGTCAGGTGTCTTGTGGTGATGATTTCACTGTCTGTGTGACAG ATGAAGGTCAGCTCTACGCCTTTGGATCTGATTATTATGGCTGCATGGGGGTAGACAAGGTTGCTGGGCCCGAAGTGCTAGAACCCATGCAGCTGAACTTCTTCCTGAACAATCCAGTGGAGCAGGTCTCCTGTGGAGATAATCATGTGGTGGTTTTGACACGAAACAAAGAAGTCTATTCTTGGGGCTGTGGCGAATATG GACGACTGGGTTTGGATTCAGAAGAGGATTATTATACACCACAAAAG gTGGATGTTCCCAAGGCCTTGATTATTGTTGCAGTTCAGTGTGGCTGTGATGGGACATTTCTGCTGACCCAGTCAGGCAAAGTGCTGGCCTGTGGACTCAATGAGTTCAACAAGCTGGGTCTGAATCAGTGCATGTCTGGAATCATCAACCATGAA GCATACCATGAAGTTCCCTACACAACCTCCTTTACCTTGGCCAAACAGCTGTCCTTTTATAAGATCCGTACAATTGCCCCTGGCAAGACTCACACAGCTGCTATTGATG aGCGAGGCCGGCTGCTGACCTTTGGCTGCAACAAGTGTGGACAGCTGGGTGTTGGGAATTACAAGAAGCGTCTGGGAATCAACCTGTTGGGAGGACCCCTGGGTGGGAAGCAAGTGATCAGGGTCTCCTGTGGTGACGAGTTTACTATTGCTGCCACTGATG atAATCACATTTTTGCCTGGGGCAATGGTGGTAATGGTCGCCTGGCAATGACCCCCACGGAAAGACCACATGGCTCTGATATCTGCACCTCATGGCCTCGGCCTATTTTTGGATCTCTGCATCACGTCCCAGACCTTTCTTGCCGTGGCTGGCACACCATTCTCATCGTTG AGAAAGTATTGAATTCTAAGACCATCCGGTCCAACAGCAGCGGCTTATCGATCAGAACTG TAGTTCAGAGCTCTAGCCCAGGAGGCGGCGGCggtgggggagaagaggaggacagTCAGCAGGAATCTGAAACTCCTGATCCAAGTGGAGGCTTCCGAGGAACAATGGAAGCAGACCGAGGAATGGAAGGTTTAGTCAGTCCCACGGAGGCCATGGGGATCAGTAGTGGGGCCAGCAGCTCCTGCCCTGGCTGGCTTCGAAAG GAGCTGGAAAATGCAGAATTCATCCCCATGCCTGACAGCCCATCTCCCCTAAGTGCAGCTTTTTCAGAATCTGAGAAAGATACCCTGCCCTATGAAGAGCTACAAGGACTCAAAGTGGCCTCTGAAGCTCCTTCTGAACACAAGCCCCCAGCAGGAGCCTGG CCACCTCAGCTGAATCCTGCAGCGACATGCCTTGGGAAGGCAGCACCGTTACCTCCTACCTGTGTCTGCAGCACTCTGGAGGGGGAGGTTGAGAGATTGCAGGGGCTGGTGTTAAAGTGTCTGGCTGAGCAACAGAAGCTACAGCAAGAAAACCTCCAGATTTTCACCCAACTACAGAAGCTGAACAAGAAATTAGAAGGAGGGCAGCAG GTGGGGATGCATTCCAAAGGAACTCAGACCGCAAAGGAAGAGATGGAAATGGATCCAAAGCCTGACTTAGATTCAGATTCCTGGTGCCTTCTGGGAACAGACTCCTGTCGACCCAGCCTCTAG
- the NEK9 gene encoding serine/threonine-protein kinase Nek9 isoform X2: protein MSVLGEYERHCDSINSDFGSESGGGGDSSPGPSSGPGPRAGGGAAEQEELHYIPIRILGRGAFGEATLYRRTEDDSLVVWKEVDLTRLSEKERRDALNEIVILALLQHDNIIAYYNHFMDNTTLLIELEYCNGGNLYDKILRQKDKLFEEEMVVWYLFQIVSAVSCIHKAGILHRDIKTLNIFLTKANLIKLGDYGLAKKLNSEYSMAETLVGTPYYMSPELCQGVKYNFKSDIWAVGCVIFELLTLKRTFDATNPLNLCVKIVQGIRAMEVDSSQYSLELIQMVHACLDQDPEQRPTADELLDRPLLRKRRREMEEKVTLLNAPTKRPRSSTVTEAPIAVVTSRTSEVYVWGGGKSTPQKLDVIKSGCSARQVCAGNTHFAVVTVEKELYTWVNMQGGTKLHGQLGHGDKASYRQPKHVEKLQGKAIRQVSCGDDFTVCVTDEGQLYAFGSDYYGCMGVDKVAGPEVLEPMQLNFFLNNPVEQVSCGDNHVVVLTRNKEVYSWGCGEYGRLGLDSEEDYYTPQKVDVPKALIIVAVQCGCDGTFLLTQSGKVLACGLNEFNKLGLNQCMSGIINHEAYHEVPYTTSFTLAKQLSFYKIRTIAPGKTHTAAIDERGRLLTFGCNKCGQLGVGNYKKRLGINLLGGPLGGKQVIRVSCGDEFTIAATDDNHIFAWGNGGNGRLAMTPTERPHGSDICTSWPRPIFGSLHHVPDLSCRGWHTILIVEKVLNSKTIRSNSSGLSIRTVQSSSPGGGGGGGEEEDSQQESETPDPSGGFRGTMEADRGMEGLVSPTEAMGISSGASSSCPGWLRKELENAEFIPMPDSPSPLSAAFSESEKDTLPYEELQGLKVASEAPSEHKPPAGAWPPQLNPAATCLGKAAPLPPTCVCSTLEGEVERLQGLVLKCLAEQQKLQQENLQIFTQLQKLNKKLEGGQQVGMHSKGTQTAKEEMEMDPKPDLDSDSWCLLGTDSCRPSL from the exons ATGTCGGTGCTGGGCGAGTACGAGCGACACTGCGATTCCATCAACTCGGACTTTGGGAGCGAGTCCGGGGGTGGCGGGGACTCGAGCCCGGGGCCCAGCTCCGGCCCGGGGCCACGAgccggcggcggcgcggcggAGCAGGAGGAGCTGCACTACATCCCCATCCGCATCCTGGGCCGCGGCGCCTTCGGGGAGGCCACGCTGTACCGCCGCACCGAG GATGACTCATTGGTTGTGTGGAAGGAAGTTGATTTGACCCGACTGTCAGAGAAGGAACGTCGTGATGCCTTGAATGAGATTGTTATTCTGGCGTTGCTGCAGCATGACAATATTATTGCCTACTACAATCACTTCATGGACAATACCACTCTGCTGATTGAGCTGGAATATTGTAATG GAGGGAACCTGTATGACAAAATCCTTCGTCAGAAGGACAAGTTGTTTGAGGAAGAG atgGTGGTGTGGTACCTATTTCAGATTGTTTCAGCAGTGAGCTGTATCCATAAAGCTGGAATCCTTCATAG agatataaagacattaaacatttttctgaCTAAGGCAAACCTAATAAAACTTGGAGATTATGGCCTAGCCAAGAAACTTAATTCGGAGTATTCCATGGCTGAGACG CTTGTGGGAACTCCGTATTACATGTCTCCAGAGCTCTGCCAAGGAGTAAAATACAATTTCAAGTCTGATATCTGGGCAGTAGGCTGTGTCATTTTTGAACTGCTTACATTAAAGAGAACATTTGATGCTACA AATCCACTCAACTTGTGTGTGAAGATTGTACAAGGAATCCGGGCCATGGAAGTTGATTCTAGCCAGTACTCTTTGGAACTGATTCAGATGGTGCATGCGTGCCTTGACCAG GATCCTGAGCAGAGACCCACAGCAGATGAACTTCTGGATCGCCCTCTTCTCAGGAAACGCAGGAG AGAGATGGAGGAAAAAGTCACACTGCTTAATGCACCTACAAAAAGACCAAG GTCAAGCACTGTGACTGAAGCACCCATTGCTGTGGTAACGTCACGAACCAGTGAAGTCTATGTTTGGGGTGGTGGAAAATCCACTCCCCAGAAACTGGATGTCATCAAGAGTGGCTGTAGTGCCCGGCAGGTGTGTGCAGGGAATACCCACTTTGCTGTGGTCACAGTGGAGAAGGAACTATACACCTGGGTG AATATGCAAGGGGGTACTAAACTCCATGGTCAGCTGGGCCATGGAGACAAAGCCTCCTACCGACAGCCAAAGCATGTGGAAAAGTTGCAAGGCAAAGCTATCCGTCAGGTGTCTTGTGGTGATGATTTCACTGTCTGTGTGACAG ATGAAGGTCAGCTCTACGCCTTTGGATCTGATTATTATGGCTGCATGGGGGTAGACAAGGTTGCTGGGCCCGAAGTGCTAGAACCCATGCAGCTGAACTTCTTCCTGAACAATCCAGTGGAGCAGGTCTCCTGTGGAGATAATCATGTGGTGGTTTTGACACGAAACAAAGAAGTCTATTCTTGGGGCTGTGGCGAATATG GACGACTGGGTTTGGATTCAGAAGAGGATTATTATACACCACAAAAG gTGGATGTTCCCAAGGCCTTGATTATTGTTGCAGTTCAGTGTGGCTGTGATGGGACATTTCTGCTGACCCAGTCAGGCAAAGTGCTGGCCTGTGGACTCAATGAGTTCAACAAGCTGGGTCTGAATCAGTGCATGTCTGGAATCATCAACCATGAA GCATACCATGAAGTTCCCTACACAACCTCCTTTACCTTGGCCAAACAGCTGTCCTTTTATAAGATCCGTACAATTGCCCCTGGCAAGACTCACACAGCTGCTATTGATG aGCGAGGCCGGCTGCTGACCTTTGGCTGCAACAAGTGTGGACAGCTGGGTGTTGGGAATTACAAGAAGCGTCTGGGAATCAACCTGTTGGGAGGACCCCTGGGTGGGAAGCAAGTGATCAGGGTCTCCTGTGGTGACGAGTTTACTATTGCTGCCACTGATG atAATCACATTTTTGCCTGGGGCAATGGTGGTAATGGTCGCCTGGCAATGACCCCCACGGAAAGACCACATGGCTCTGATATCTGCACCTCATGGCCTCGGCCTATTTTTGGATCTCTGCATCACGTCCCAGACCTTTCTTGCCGTGGCTGGCACACCATTCTCATCGTTG AGAAAGTATTGAATTCTAAGACCATCCGGTCCAACAGCAGCGGCTTATCGATCAGAACTG TTCAGAGCTCTAGCCCAGGAGGCGGCGGCggtgggggagaagaggaggacagTCAGCAGGAATCTGAAACTCCTGATCCAAGTGGAGGCTTCCGAGGAACAATGGAAGCAGACCGAGGAATGGAAGGTTTAGTCAGTCCCACGGAGGCCATGGGGATCAGTAGTGGGGCCAGCAGCTCCTGCCCTGGCTGGCTTCGAAAG GAGCTGGAAAATGCAGAATTCATCCCCATGCCTGACAGCCCATCTCCCCTAAGTGCAGCTTTTTCAGAATCTGAGAAAGATACCCTGCCCTATGAAGAGCTACAAGGACTCAAAGTGGCCTCTGAAGCTCCTTCTGAACACAAGCCCCCAGCAGGAGCCTGG CCACCTCAGCTGAATCCTGCAGCGACATGCCTTGGGAAGGCAGCACCGTTACCTCCTACCTGTGTCTGCAGCACTCTGGAGGGGGAGGTTGAGAGATTGCAGGGGCTGGTGTTAAAGTGTCTGGCTGAGCAACAGAAGCTACAGCAAGAAAACCTCCAGATTTTCACCCAACTACAGAAGCTGAACAAGAAATTAGAAGGAGGGCAGCAG GTGGGGATGCATTCCAAAGGAACTCAGACCGCAAAGGAAGAGATGGAAATGGATCCAAAGCCTGACTTAGATTCAGATTCCTGGTGCCTTCTGGGAACAGACTCCTGTCGACCCAGCCTCTAG